Genomic DNA from Roseimicrobium gellanilyticum:
CTTCAACTCCGTGCAGCAGTGGAAAAAATTCCGCCCGATGATTGAGGCGGCGGGGAGGGATGCTCCCAGCCCGGGTCTCCGTGTGAACCCGGAGAAGTCCACCGTGGAAGTCGCGTTGTATGATCCCTGCTCGCCCGGCTGCCGCCTCGGCACTCGCGCCGTGGAGATCAAGGATGGCGACCTCGAAGGTCTGGAAGGTCTCCATTTCCATGCCCTCTGTGAGCAGGGGTCGGATGCGCTGGAACTCGTCATCAGAGCCGTGGAGGAGCGATTCCCGAAATTCCTCAAGCAGGTGAAGTGGGTGAACATGGGCGGCGGCCACCACATCACGAAGCCGGGCTATGACGTGGAGCGCCTCATCCGCCTCGTCCGTGAGTTCCGCGAGCGTCATGACGTGGAAGTCTATCTGGAACCGGGCGAAGCCATCGCGCTGAACACGGGCTACCTCGTTGCTTCCGTGCTGGATCTCGTGGGTGAACCCGGTGCGCAGACTGCCATCCTTGATGTGTCCGCCACCTGCCACATGCCGGACACGCTGGAGATGCCCTACCGTCCCATGATCATCGGCAGCGGCCAGCCTGGTGAACTTGCGCACACCTACAAGCTCGGCGGCACTTCCTGCCTTGCGGGAGATGTGATCAATGAGTACTCCTTCGCCGAGCCACTGGAGCCCGGTCGCAAGCTGGTCTTCACGGACATGGCGCACTACACCATGGTGAAGACCACGACCTTCAATGGTGTGCCGCACCCGGACATCGATACCTACGATCCTGTCACGGATGAACTCCGCGTGGTGCGCCGCTTCGGTTACGAGGACTTCCGCAACAAGCTCTCGTAGTCGCGGCGCTTGCTTTCTGGAATCACGGGAACGGGGGCCGTGGGGACGCTCCCTGGCAGCTTCTTTTTGCGCTGCTCCATCAGTTCCTGCAGCCGATCCATCTGGGCGCGTATTTTCTCACGTTCCTCCCTGGACTTGCGCAGTGATTCCCTGGCTTTCTCCAGGAATACCTCGGACCGCAGGAGGATGGGATTGCGTTTGTAACCCCACAGGGTCATGTAGTGCTCGAGTGGCTTCTTGAATTGGGTATTGCTGTTCAGGGCACGGATGTAGGGAGCGCAGTAGTCCTTGATCCATTGCGGCTTCTTTTTGTGGTACCTGAGATCCTGGGGGTGCACGTTCACGCCGGTACACCAGAGGACCGCAGGTACGCTGAGCAGATACAGAAGCGGCGCCAGCGCGACCAACCCCAGCCACCACCACGGTGAGAGAGAGCCGTTCGCGGAGCTTTTGTTCATGGCCGGACTGGGGCGTAGATGCCGCATCCTCCCGCTTGCATGCCAAAGCAGAAGAGGCGGGCATCTTACCCGCCGGCCGTTCTCCAGTCACTGGAAAAACGCAAGGTGTCAGGCCGCGATCGCGTCGTAGACCAGGGGCTTGGGTTTGCCCGGCTTGCCGGTGGTGCGTACAAGGTCCGGGTTGGTGGGGTGATTCTCAAGCAAGCCAGCGAGTTCCAGGAAGCGCAGTGCTTCAATCGCGCGCATGTTTCCTTCGCAGGCGGCGGCCGAGGCGTCGAACCACGGTCTTCCGTCCACGGAGAGCGCTTCTCCCTGGATGAGATCAGTGGCATGCACGGTGGCCAGCTTGAGGGCAAGAGAGTCCAGTTCGGTCATGGGGGCAGAGGGGTTTGCGGTACTTTCGAGTCTGCCCCCGGAAGCGGACGTACTGCTGGAGGTGAAATGACCGCGTGTACGGAATCTCACATACGCTCATGCTCCCTGTTGCAGGAGGCATCGACCACCATCGCCTTCCTTCGCTGCTTTAGGCGCGGATGCGTTCGGCGTTCAGGATAAGATTATCCCACTCCAGGATCACGTAAGAAAGCGTGAGTCCATGCAGCGAGACCGAGCCGCCTGACTGCTCCTTGAGCAGAAGGAGGTCATCAATGATCTGGTGCGCAGTGCG
This window encodes:
- the nspC gene encoding carboxynorspermidine decarboxylase: MLSFAPARIQTPAYVVDLALLKKNLELLAHVQLEAGCKVLLALKGFSMFSTFPLVRQYLSGCCASGLHEALLAHHEFGKEVHVYCPAFKEEEMKQIIPIACHISFNSVQQWKKFRPMIEAAGRDAPSPGLRVNPEKSTVEVALYDPCSPGCRLGTRAVEIKDGDLEGLEGLHFHALCEQGSDALELVIRAVEERFPKFLKQVKWVNMGGGHHITKPGYDVERLIRLVREFRERHDVEVYLEPGEAIALNTGYLVASVLDLVGEPGAQTAILDVSATCHMPDTLEMPYRPMIIGSGQPGELAHTYKLGGTSCLAGDVINEYSFAEPLEPGRKLVFTDMAHYTMVKTTTFNGVPHPDIDTYDPVTDELRVVRRFGYEDFRNKLS